A window of Tautonia plasticadhaerens contains these coding sequences:
- a CDS encoding cation diffusion facilitator family transporter: MRRQGGGDEGPLAQRERSRAALYREVVNAAVLGLAVNTGLGLAKLAGGLVGHSFALVSDAVNSLGDVVTSLVVLFALRLAQRPPDPEHPYGHTRAEAIAGLSVSLLVLGSALLVGAEAIRRLPLAHEVSPGWTLWIAGANVVIKEVLFRYKIRIGQRTGSRALMAHAWDHRADAFSALAVLVGLAMVRWGGPRYLFADELAALVVVAIILRSAFSLVWDSAHELMDAQAEGAFVSRIEAEALADPDVLGVETLWVRKSGLEFFADLHLEIDPGLTIAEGHRIGHRVKDRLLRAFPTLRDVLVHLEPSPHFPDHAPAE, from the coding sequence ATGAGGCGGCAGGGCGGTGGGGACGAGGGGCCGCTGGCCCAGCGGGAACGGTCCCGGGCCGCCTTGTATCGCGAGGTGGTCAACGCGGCCGTGCTCGGCCTGGCGGTCAACACCGGCCTCGGGCTGGCGAAGCTGGCCGGGGGGCTGGTCGGCCATTCGTTCGCGCTGGTCTCCGACGCGGTCAACTCCCTGGGAGACGTGGTCACGTCGCTGGTCGTCCTGTTCGCGCTGCGTTTGGCCCAGCGCCCGCCCGACCCGGAGCACCCCTACGGCCACACCCGGGCGGAGGCGATCGCGGGGCTGAGCGTCTCGTTGCTCGTGCTCGGCTCGGCGCTGCTGGTCGGCGCCGAGGCGATCCGACGGCTGCCGCTGGCTCACGAGGTCTCGCCGGGCTGGACGCTCTGGATCGCCGGGGCGAACGTGGTCATCAAGGAGGTCCTGTTCCGCTACAAGATCCGGATCGGGCAGCGGACCGGCTCCCGAGCCCTGATGGCCCACGCCTGGGACCACCGGGCCGACGCCTTCAGCGCCCTGGCCGTGCTGGTCGGCCTGGCGATGGTCCGCTGGGGGGGGCCGCGCTACCTGTTCGCCGACGAGTTGGCGGCGCTGGTCGTGGTGGCGATCATCCTCCGATCGGCCTTCTCCCTCGTCTGGGACAGCGCCCATGAGCTGATGGACGCCCAGGCCGAGGGCGCCTTCGTCTCCCGGATCGAGGCCGAGGCCCTGGCCGACCCGGATGTGCTCGGGGTGGAGACGCTCTGGGTCCGGAAGTCCGGGCTCGAATTCTTCGCCGATCTCCACCTGGAGATCGACCCGGGGCTCACCATCGCCGAGGGCCACCGGATCGGCCATCGGGTCAAGGATCGCCTGCTCCGGGCCTTCCCCACGCTCCGGGACGTGCTCGTGCACCTCGAGCCGTCCCCGCACTTCCCCGATCACGCCCCGGCCGAGTGA